In a single window of the Papaver somniferum cultivar HN1 chromosome 8, ASM357369v1, whole genome shotgun sequence genome:
- the LOC113305531 gene encoding uncharacterized protein LOC113305531, translated as MPKNVSDLISSDGYRDMNIICKYTDSSFDNAINYVAINLSMHDRIRWKSTISGNLTTKSAYNYLTNLKIDKNEANFWKKIWSLNVLPKVNMFYWKVVSNTLAIGRNMSKYVKETNPYCLLCDANDVEDEMHLFVNCLFTRKVWNAFDLNSIYNYGGNQDIMHWFTFWLNNKAFNDKHNLVSFIIWSIWKFINSMNFDNLVPDVQKLIDLVKASHQKLTLSRDSHTSHVSINTKKQCNDNHIQDRCSFDWFIYFDASFLEAGFTMG; from the coding sequence ATGCCTAAGAATGTAAGTGATTTAATTAGTTCAGATGGATACCGGGACATGAATATTATCTGCAAGTATACTGATAGCTCTTTTGATAATGCTATTAACTATGTAGCTATAAATCTTAGCATGCATGATAGAATCAGATGGAAGTCCACTATCTCAGGAAATTTAACTACTAAATCTGCTTACAACTATCTGACTAATCTTAAGATTGATAAGAATGAAGCTAACTTTTGGAAGAAAATTTGGAGTCTAAATGTTCTGCCTAAAGTTAATATGTTTTATTGGAAAGTTGTTTCAAATACTCTAGCCATAGGGAGGAATATGTCTAAATATGTTAAAGAAACAAACCCATACTGCCTGCTTTGTGATGCgaatgatgttgaagatgaaatgCACTTGTTTGTAAATTGTTTGTTTACAAGAAAGGTATGGAATGCTTTTGATCTTAATAGCATTTATAATTATGGAGGAAATCAGGACATTATGCATTGGTTTACATTTTGGTTGAACAATAAAGCTTTCAATGACAAGCATAATTTAGTTTCGTTCATTATCTGGTCCATCTGGAAATTTATAAATAGTATGAATTTTGATAATCTTGTGCCTGATGTGCAAAAATTAATTGATTTAGTAAAAGCTTCCCACCAGAAGTTAACTTTATCAAGGGACAGTCATACCAGTCATGTTTCTATTAATACAAAGAAACAATGCAATGATAATCACATACAAGACAGATGTTCATTTGACTGGTTTATatattttgatgcttctttcCTTGAAGCTGGTTTTACTATGGGTTAA